One window of Mesorhizobium sp. PAMC28654 genomic DNA carries:
- a CDS encoding ABC transporter substrate-binding protein, producing the protein MRYKLTTAALAATAALQFAGPAAATDLEITHWWTSGGEAAAVAEFAKAFDATGNHWVDGAIAGSGDTARPIMISRITGGDPMGATQFNHGRQAEELVKAGLMRDLTDLANKEHWKDVIRPASLLTECTVDGKVYCIPVNIHSWQWLWLSSKAFADAGVPVPKNWAEFVAAAPALEKAGKVPLAVGQQAWQTSGAFQVLMVAIGGPDIYKKVYGDKDAKVAGGPDVAKVFKAADDARKMSAKSKVQDWNQATNLVITGQAGGQIMGDWAQGEFQLAGQVAGKDYNCLPGLGVNAVIQTGGDSFYFPLLKDPEKSKAQEVLASTMLSPATQVAFNLKKGSLPVRGDVDLNAANDCMKKGLDILAKGNTIPDTNQLMTEDSLTQVNDLFAEFFATPTMTPEDAQKRFADIVAKAD; encoded by the coding sequence ATGCGATACAAACTCACGACTGCCGCGCTGGCAGCGACGGCGGCGCTGCAGTTCGCCGGTCCGGCGGCGGCGACGGACCTGGAAATCACCCATTGGTGGACCTCGGGCGGCGAAGCGGCGGCGGTCGCGGAATTCGCCAAGGCGTTCGACGCCACCGGCAATCATTGGGTGGACGGCGCCATCGCCGGCTCGGGCGACACGGCGCGGCCAATCATGATCAGCCGCATCACCGGTGGCGACCCGATGGGCGCGACGCAGTTCAACCACGGCCGCCAGGCCGAGGAACTGGTGAAGGCCGGCCTGATGCGCGACCTGACCGATCTCGCCAACAAGGAACACTGGAAAGACGTCATCCGCCCGGCGAGCCTTCTCACCGAATGCACGGTGGACGGCAAGGTCTACTGCATCCCGGTCAATATCCATTCCTGGCAGTGGCTGTGGCTCTCCAGCAAGGCGTTTGCCGATGCCGGCGTGCCGGTGCCGAAGAACTGGGCTGAATTCGTCGCGGCTGCACCCGCGCTCGAGAAGGCCGGCAAGGTGCCGCTCGCGGTCGGCCAGCAGGCCTGGCAGACATCAGGCGCCTTCCAGGTGCTGATGGTGGCGATCGGCGGGCCTGACATCTACAAGAAGGTCTATGGCGACAAGGACGCCAAGGTCGCCGGCGGGCCGGACGTCGCCAAGGTGTTCAAGGCGGCCGACGACGCGCGCAAGATGTCGGCGAAGTCCAAGGTGCAGGACTGGAACCAGGCGACCAATCTGGTCATCACCGGCCAGGCCGGCGGCCAGATCATGGGTGACTGGGCGCAAGGCGAATTCCAGCTGGCCGGCCAGGTCGCCGGCAAGGACTACAACTGCCTGCCGGGTCTCGGCGTCAACGCCGTCATCCAGACGGGTGGTGACTCCTTCTACTTCCCGCTGCTCAAGGATCCGGAAAAGTCCAAGGCGCAGGAAGTGCTGGCCTCGACCATGCTGTCGCCGGCAACGCAGGTTGCCTTCAACCTGAAGAAAGGCTCGCTGCCGGTTCGCGGCGATGTCGATCTCAACGCCGCCAATGACTGCATGAAGAAGGGTCTGGACATCCTGGCCAAGGGCAACACCATTCCCGACACCAACCAGCTGATGACCGAGGATTCGCTGACCCAGGTCAACGACCTGTTCGCCGAGTTCTTCGCAACGCCGACGATGACGCCCGAGGACGCGCAGAAGCGCTTTGCCGACATCGTCGCCAAGGCCGATTGA
- a CDS encoding sugar phosphate isomerase/epimerase family protein — protein sequence MNWSFQLYSARNFQPWEGVLKTLGKLGYTQVEGFGGVYDDPKAFRAELDKNGLAMPTGHFSIDALENDFDGVRKTADALGITLLICPYLVAEARPSDMAGWRGFGERLAKVGDAAKKAGYGFAWHNHDFEFKKLADGSVPQDIIFASAPDIGWEMDVAWVVRGGDDPLPWIEKHGKRISAVHVKDIAKPGEGADEDGWSDVGHGTIDWVGLIKTLRSNSAAKYYIMEQDNPNDIERFARRSIAAAKAY from the coding sequence ATGAACTGGTCATTCCAACTCTACAGCGCCCGCAATTTCCAACCCTGGGAAGGCGTGCTCAAGACGCTCGGCAAGCTCGGCTATACCCAGGTCGAAGGCTTTGGCGGCGTCTATGATGATCCCAAGGCATTCCGCGCCGAACTCGACAAGAACGGGTTGGCCATGCCGACCGGGCATTTCTCGATCGACGCGCTGGAGAACGATTTTGACGGCGTGCGCAAGACAGCCGATGCGCTCGGCATCACGCTGCTGATCTGTCCCTATCTGGTGGCCGAGGCCAGGCCATCCGACATGGCCGGCTGGCGCGGTTTTGGTGAACGACTGGCCAAGGTCGGCGACGCGGCAAAAAAGGCCGGTTATGGCTTTGCCTGGCACAACCATGATTTCGAGTTCAAGAAACTCGCCGACGGCTCGGTGCCGCAGGATATTATCTTCGCCTCCGCGCCCGATATTGGCTGGGAGATGGACGTCGCCTGGGTGGTGCGCGGCGGCGACGATCCGCTGCCCTGGATCGAGAAGCACGGCAAGCGCATCAGCGCCGTGCATGTGAAGGACATTGCCAAGCCAGGCGAGGGTGCGGACGAGGATGGCTGGTCGGATGTCGGCCACGGCACGATCGACTGGGTCGGCCTGATCAAGACGCTGCGCTCCAACAGTGCCGCCAAATACTACATCATGGAACAGGACAATCCCAACGACATCGAGCGCTTCGCCCGCCGTTCGATCGCGGCCGCCAAGGCCTACTAG
- a CDS encoding LacI family transcriptional regulator, which translates to MDRHQADKDDEAAAQSRPTLKTLAFMTGLAVTTVSRALKDAPEIGAETKRRVQLVARQIGYRPNRAGVRLRTGKTNVISLVLNTEHEIMSFVSDIIYGVSEVIADTPYHLIVTPYSRSQDPLDPIRYLVETGSADGVIISRTQPNDPRARYLLERGIPFATHGRTDMGLIHPYHDFDNYAFAAEAVRCLAGMGRRRLALLAPPVGLTYHGHTVNGFADALNEVGASEIPFNTVSIDHSIDQIRMRTAQVLRRENRPDGFVSSGAAATLAIVAGIEDAGLKLGRDVDVVSKQSSDLLHLFRRELLVVNEDFRLAGAELARSVLGWIGGAAPGTLQSLSVPSEVLAARGAD; encoded by the coding sequence ATGGACAGGCATCAGGCAGACAAGGACGACGAAGCAGCGGCACAGAGCCGGCCGACGCTGAAGACGCTTGCCTTCATGACAGGGCTCGCCGTCACCACCGTGTCCCGCGCCTTGAAGGACGCGCCTGAAATCGGCGCCGAGACCAAACGGCGCGTCCAACTCGTCGCCAGGCAGATCGGCTATAGGCCGAACCGCGCTGGCGTGCGTCTGCGCACCGGCAAGACCAACGTCATCAGCCTCGTGCTCAACACCGAGCATGAGATCATGAGCTTCGTCTCGGACATCATCTATGGCGTCTCGGAAGTCATTGCAGACACACCCTACCACCTGATCGTCACGCCCTACTCGCGCTCGCAGGATCCGCTGGATCCCATACGCTATCTGGTGGAGACCGGATCCGCCGACGGCGTCATCATCTCACGCACGCAGCCAAACGATCCCAGGGCCCGCTATTTGCTGGAGCGCGGCATACCCTTTGCCACGCATGGCCGCACCGATATGGGGCTCATCCACCCCTATCATGATTTCGACAATTACGCCTTCGCGGCCGAGGCGGTGCGGTGCCTGGCCGGCATGGGACGCCGCAGGCTCGCTCTGCTGGCGCCACCAGTCGGGCTGACCTATCACGGCCATACGGTGAACGGTTTTGCCGACGCATTGAACGAGGTCGGCGCCAGCGAAATCCCGTTCAACACGGTTTCGATCGACCATTCCATCGATCAGATCAGAATGCGGACCGCGCAGGTGCTGCGCCGCGAGAACCGGCCCGACGGTTTTGTCAGCAGCGGCGCCGCCGCGACGCTCGCCATCGTCGCAGGCATCGAGGATGCCGGCCTCAAGCTTGGCCGTGACGTCGATGTCGTGTCCAAGCAGTCTTCAGACCTGCTGCACCTGTTCCGCAGGGAATTGCTGGTCGTCAACGAGGATTTTCGGCTGGCCGGCGCCGAACTTGCCCGCTCCGTGCTGGGCTGGATCGGCGGCGCCGCGCCCGGCACCTTGCAAAGCCTGAGCGTGCCGAGCGAAGTTCTCGCCGCTCGCGGCGCGGATTAA
- a CDS encoding carbohydrate ABC transporter permease has protein sequence MSVANTTAGSPRDVTGPYGPKPRRMFSRRNIFLYGTLFVVAAYYLLPLYVMVVTSLKGMPEIRLGNIFSPPLEITFEPWVKAWSTACTGLNCDGLSRGFWNSVRITVPSVFLSIAIASVNGYALANWRFKGADFFFTILIVGAFIPYQVMIYPIVIVLREIGLYGSIWGLVLVHSIFGMPILTLLFRNYFSSMPEELFRAARVDGAGFWGIYFRIMLPMSLPIFVVAIILQVTGIWNDFLFGVIYTKPDTYPMTVQLNNIVNSVQGVKEYNVNMAATLITGLVPLIVYFVSGKLFVRGIAAGAVKG, from the coding sequence ATGAGTGTGGCAAACACCACTGCCGGTTCGCCCCGGGATGTCACGGGGCCTTACGGTCCGAAGCCGCGCCGCATGTTCTCGCGCCGCAACATCTTCCTCTACGGCACGCTTTTCGTCGTGGCGGCCTACTACCTGCTGCCGCTCTATGTGATGGTCGTCACCTCGCTCAAGGGCATGCCGGAGATCCGGCTCGGCAACATCTTCTCGCCGCCGCTCGAGATCACCTTCGAGCCCTGGGTCAAGGCCTGGTCGACCGCTTGCACCGGTCTCAACTGCGACGGACTTTCGCGCGGCTTCTGGAATTCGGTGCGCATCACCGTGCCGTCGGTGTTCCTGTCGATCGCCATCGCGTCGGTCAACGGCTATGCGCTCGCCAACTGGCGCTTCAAGGGCGCGGACTTCTTCTTCACCATCCTGATCGTCGGAGCCTTCATTCCCTATCAGGTGATGATCTATCCGATCGTCATCGTGCTGCGCGAGATCGGCCTCTACGGCTCCATCTGGGGCTTGGTCCTGGTGCACTCGATCTTCGGCATGCCGATCCTGACGCTGTTGTTCCGAAACTACTTCTCCTCGATGCCGGAGGAACTGTTCCGGGCTGCGCGCGTCGACGGCGCCGGCTTCTGGGGCATCTATTTCCGCATCATGCTGCCGATGTCGCTGCCGATCTTCGTCGTCGCCATCATCCTGCAGGTGACCGGCATCTGGAACGACTTCCTGTTCGGCGTCATCTACACCAAGCCCGACACCTACCCGATGACAGTGCAGCTCAACAACATCGTCAATTCGGTGCAGGGCGTGAAGGAATACAACGTCAACATGGCCGCGACCCTGATCACCGGCCTGGTGCCGCTGATCGTCTATTTCGTGTCAGGAAAATTGTTCGTGCGCGGCATTGCCGCCGGCGCGGTAAAGGGTTGA
- a CDS encoding Gfo/Idh/MocA family protein, whose protein sequence is MAKKLGIGVIGCGNISKAYFSLAPLFRGIEMRACADINMDAAKARAKEFSLRAETVEDLLKADDIDIVVNLTIPAVHYEVSKQILDAGKHVYSEKPFVLSVKEGLDLKKRAEARGLRIGSAPDTFLGGAHQLVRDLIDTGKLGKITSGTCYVMSHGMEHWHPNPDFFFQPGAGPVLDVGPYYITNLIQLIGPVKQVAAFASIPAKERTISSKPRAGERVPVNTPTTIHGVMEFENGAVVTLNASWDVWAHGHAPMELYGEEGTVFVPDPNFFGGDVRFTEAAKPVKKLPKWKHPLGVPNEMHGHGMMANYRTAGLADMALAIVEGRAHRCSMELALHAVDVMTGILRSGETGKFVAMQTTCERPAALGVKAAKELLAKKK, encoded by the coding sequence ATGGCAAAGAAACTTGGCATTGGCGTCATCGGCTGCGGCAACATCTCGAAGGCGTATTTTTCGCTGGCGCCGCTGTTTCGCGGCATCGAGATGCGTGCTTGCGCGGACATCAACATGGATGCGGCGAAAGCGCGGGCGAAGGAATTCAGCCTGCGCGCCGAGACGGTCGAGGACCTGCTCAAGGCTGATGATATCGACATCGTCGTCAACCTGACCATTCCGGCCGTGCATTACGAGGTGTCGAAGCAGATCCTCGATGCCGGCAAGCATGTCTATTCGGAAAAGCCTTTCGTGCTGTCGGTCAAGGAGGGGCTCGACCTGAAGAAGCGCGCCGAGGCTAGGGGATTGCGCATCGGCTCGGCGCCCGACACATTCCTTGGCGGCGCGCATCAGCTGGTGCGCGACCTCATCGACACCGGCAAGCTCGGCAAGATAACCAGCGGCACCTGTTACGTGATGAGCCACGGCATGGAGCACTGGCACCCCAACCCCGACTTCTTCTTTCAGCCGGGGGCTGGTCCGGTGCTCGATGTCGGCCCCTACTACATCACCAATCTGATCCAGCTGATCGGACCGGTGAAACAGGTGGCGGCCTTCGCCTCGATCCCGGCCAAGGAGCGCACGATTTCCTCGAAGCCGCGCGCGGGCGAGAGAGTTCCGGTCAACACGCCAACGACGATCCACGGCGTGATGGAGTTCGAGAATGGCGCGGTGGTGACGCTCAACGCCAGCTGGGACGTCTGGGCCCATGGCCACGCGCCGATGGAACTCTATGGCGAAGAGGGCACGGTGTTCGTCCCCGATCCGAACTTCTTCGGCGGTGATGTGCGCTTCACCGAGGCGGCCAAGCCGGTCAAGAAACTGCCGAAATGGAAGCATCCGCTTGGCGTGCCCAACGAGATGCATGGGCATGGCATGATGGCCAACTACCGCACCGCCGGTCTCGCCGACATGGCGCTGGCGATCGTCGAAGGCCGCGCGCATCGCTGCTCGATGGAACTGGCGCTGCACGCAGTCGATGTCATGACCGGCATCTTGCGCTCGGGCGAGACCGGCAAGTTCGTCGCCATGCAGACCACTTGCGAGCGGCCTGCCGCACTTGGCGTGAAGGCAGCCAAGGAACTGCTGGCGAAGAAGAAGTAG
- a CDS encoding ABC transporter ATP-binding protein, with the protein MGTSVSIQDLSLNFGAVTVLQTLNLDVADGEFIVLLGPSGCGKSTLLNCIAGLLDVSQGRIFIKGKNVTWEEPKDRGIGMVFQSYALYPQMTVEKNLSFGLRVAGTPKNEIAKRIARAAEILQIEPLLQRKPAALSGGQRQRVAIGRALVRDVDVFLFDEPLSNLDAKLRAELRVEIKLLHRKLQNTMIYVTHDQIEAMTLADRIAVMKGGVIQQLDAPQTIYNRPVNRFVAGFLGSPAMNFLDGQLDAGGGPVFKTGNVAVPLDRYAFEGNGGSRVGPCVFGIRPEHIAFGEAANTMPFATDAEVEIVEPMGSDTLVWTKLGNHNFSFRVEAERMLRNGDPIRIGFDPARASLFDTQSGNRM; encoded by the coding sequence ATGGGTACCAGCGTTTCGATCCAGGACCTGTCGCTGAATTTCGGCGCGGTGACCGTGCTGCAGACCCTCAATCTCGATGTCGCCGACGGCGAGTTCATCGTGCTGCTCGGCCCCTCCGGCTGCGGCAAGTCGACCTTGCTCAACTGCATTGCCGGCCTGCTCGATGTCTCGCAAGGCCGCATCTTCATCAAGGGCAAGAACGTCACCTGGGAGGAGCCGAAGGACCGAGGCATCGGCATGGTGTTCCAGTCCTATGCGCTCTATCCGCAGATGACGGTGGAGAAGAACCTGTCCTTCGGTCTGCGCGTCGCCGGCACGCCGAAGAACGAGATCGCCAAGCGCATCGCGCGTGCCGCCGAAATCCTGCAGATCGAGCCGCTTTTGCAGCGCAAGCCGGCCGCGCTCTCCGGCGGCCAGCGCCAGCGCGTGGCGATCGGGCGGGCGCTGGTACGCGACGTCGATGTCTTCCTGTTCGACGAGCCGCTTTCCAATCTTGACGCCAAGCTGCGGGCGGAACTGCGTGTCGAGATCAAGCTGCTGCACCGCAAGCTGCAAAATACCATGATCTACGTCACCCACGACCAGATCGAGGCGATGACACTGGCCGATCGCATCGCGGTGATGAAGGGCGGCGTTATCCAGCAGCTCGATGCGCCGCAGACGATCTACAACCGCCCGGTCAACCGCTTTGTCGCCGGCTTCCTCGGCTCGCCCGCCATGAATTTCCTCGATGGCCAGTTGGATGCGGGCGGCGGCCCAGTGTTCAAGACCGGCAATGTCGCGGTGCCGCTTGACCGCTATGCCTTCGAAGGCAATGGCGGCAGCCGCGTCGGCCCTTGCGTTTTCGGTATAAGGCCAGAGCACATCGCCTTCGGCGAGGCGGCAAATACCATGCCCTTCGCCACCGATGCCGAGGTCGAGATCGTCGAGCCGATGGGCTCCGACACGCTGGTGTGGACGAAGCTCGGCAATCATAATTTTTCCTTCCGCGTCGAGGCGGAAAGAATGCTGCGCAATGGCGATCCGATCAGGATCGGCTTCGATCCCGCCCGCGCTTCGCTGTTCGACACCCAATCCGGCAACCGCATGTAA
- the mgrA gene encoding L-glyceraldehyde 3-phosphate reductase codes for MPYTPAENRYENMIYNRCGRSGLKLPAISLGLWHNFGDDTPHSTKQAIARKAFDLGITHFDLANNYGPPPGSAEMAFGEILRTDFAGYRDELIISTKAGYEMWAGPYGEWGGRKYMLASLDQSLKRMGLDYVDIFYSHRFDPDTPLEETMGALDHAVRSGRALYAGISSYNSQRTREAADILKRLGTPCIIHQPSYSMLNRWVEDDGLLDTLEGLGVGSIVFSPLAQGMLTDKYLGGIPQGSRATQGKSLKTAFINDKTIANIKALNAIAGKRGQTLAQMALAWVLRKGRVTSALIGASRPEQVEDCVGALKALDFSDAELADIDTYARESDINLWAASAERNGASRK; via the coding sequence ATGCCCTACACCCCCGCCGAAAACCGCTACGAGAACATGATTTACAACCGCTGTGGCCGCTCCGGCCTGAAGCTGCCGGCAATCTCGCTGGGGTTGTGGCACAATTTCGGCGACGACACACCGCACAGCACCAAGCAGGCGATCGCGCGCAAGGCTTTCGACCTCGGCATCACGCATTTCGACCTCGCCAACAATTACGGTCCGCCGCCCGGTTCGGCGGAGATGGCTTTCGGCGAGATATTGCGCACCGATTTCGCCGGTTATCGCGACGAGCTGATCATCTCGACCAAGGCCGGCTACGAGATGTGGGCTGGCCCCTACGGCGAATGGGGCGGGCGCAAATACATGCTGGCCAGCCTCGACCAGAGCCTGAAGCGGATGGGGCTCGACTATGTCGATATCTTCTATTCGCACCGCTTCGATCCCGACACGCCTTTGGAAGAGACGATGGGCGCGCTCGACCATGCCGTGCGCTCCGGCAGGGCGCTTTATGCCGGTATCTCGTCCTACAATTCGCAGCGCACGCGCGAGGCCGCCGATATTCTGAAGCGGCTCGGCACGCCCTGTATCATTCACCAGCCGAGCTATTCCATGCTCAACCGCTGGGTCGAGGATGACGGCCTGCTCGACACGCTGGAAGGGCTCGGCGTGGGCTCCATCGTGTTCTCGCCGCTGGCGCAGGGCATGCTGACCGACAAATATCTCGGCGGGATTCCGCAGGGCAGCCGCGCAACGCAGGGCAAGTCGCTGAAGACAGCCTTCATCAACGACAAGACCATCGCCAACATCAAGGCGCTCAACGCAATCGCTGGCAAGCGTGGGCAGACGCTGGCGCAGATGGCGCTGGCCTGGGTGCTGCGCAAGGGGCGGGTGACGTCGGCGCTGATCGGCGCCAGCCGGCCGGAACAGGTCGAGGATTGCGTCGGTGCGCTGAAGGCGCTCGACTTCAGCGATGCCGAACTCGCCGACATCGACACCTATGCGCGCGAGTCCGACATCAACCTGTGGGCGGCTTCCGCGGAGCGCAATGGAGCGTCGAGGAAGTAA
- a CDS encoding carbohydrate ABC transporter permease — MTEQTARRPSRLFRNLNAKIASIPMILNALVIFLGGTIWTIVYSFTDSRLLPRLNFVGLDQYRRLWVTPRWLVAVENLAIYGACMLVFSLVIGFLLAALLDQKIRFEDTLRTIFLYPFALSFIVTGLVWQWILNPNFGVQHVVRSLGWTNFAFDPLYDSSIVIYGILIAALWQGTGLVMCLMLAGLRGIDEDIWKAARVDGIPTWKTYVFIIIPMMRPVLITTLVIIAAGIVKVYDLVVAQTSGGPGISSEVPAKYVYEYMFHAQNLGQGFAASTMMLLSVVIVIVPWAYLEFGRRK, encoded by the coding sequence ATGACCGAACAGACTGCCAGGCGGCCCAGCCGTTTGTTTCGCAATCTCAACGCCAAGATCGCGTCGATCCCGATGATCCTCAATGCGCTGGTCATCTTCCTCGGCGGCACGATCTGGACGATCGTCTATTCCTTCACCGACTCCAGGCTGCTGCCGCGACTGAACTTCGTCGGCCTCGACCAGTACCGCCGGCTCTGGGTAACGCCGCGCTGGCTGGTCGCGGTTGAGAACCTGGCCATCTACGGCGCCTGCATGCTGGTTTTCTCGCTGGTCATCGGTTTCCTGCTGGCGGCGCTGCTCGATCAGAAGATCCGCTTCGAGGATACGTTGCGCACCATCTTCCTCTATCCCTTCGCGCTGTCCTTCATTGTCACCGGGCTGGTCTGGCAGTGGATTCTCAATCCGAATTTCGGCGTCCAGCATGTGGTGCGTTCACTCGGCTGGACGAATTTCGCTTTCGATCCGCTCTATGATTCCAGCATCGTCATCTACGGCATCCTGATCGCCGCTCTCTGGCAAGGCACGGGGCTAGTCATGTGCCTGATGCTGGCCGGACTGCGCGGCATCGACGAGGACATCTGGAAGGCGGCGCGGGTGGACGGAATACCCACCTGGAAGACCTACGTCTTCATCATCATCCCGATGATGCGGCCGGTGCTGATCACCACGCTGGTCATCATCGCCGCCGGCATCGTCAAGGTCTACGATCTGGTTGTCGCCCAGACCAGCGGTGGCCCCGGCATCTCGTCGGAAGTGCCGGCGAAGTATGTCTATGAATACATGTTCCACGCCCAGAATCTCGGCCAGGGTTTTGCCGCCTCGACCATGATGCTGCTCTCGGTGGTCATCGTCATCGTGCCATGGGCCTATCTCGAATTCGGGCGGCGCAAATGA